A window from Candidatus Margulisiibacteriota bacterium encodes these proteins:
- a CDS encoding DegV family protein, which yields MKKTYKIQDLVEIFGLTTRTLRFWEEKDLLNALLRVPGKRRVYGEDVIKRIKDIKSYKSRGLSLEDIKIQIEKKEKKSKVKKNPIRIIVGSSAGIEEVNMTKYEIDLLPSYIFLDGRKFVDGVNISEKEIADLEWIDLTTQAPSVDDYIYIYSEMVEEGVEQIISFHPNKTYCDSIVNAKKAADRVKGIKIHIIDTCSFGQISELLAIITRDRLNKGALVEQVIKYLLQLIADHASYLVVSSMINMSNLGLVNIEFKKIVNPLFRATMNYHPLLKMNNQIDAYELISRAGSLIDGVDDLVAQIKNEEAKSKFPIKMVGVYYTCNKTQLNELVLYFRDQGISVFWQKSNFYMSAHLGTESVAVNILYER from the coding sequence ATGAAAAAAACATATAAAATACAAGATTTAGTTGAAATATTTGGATTAACCACCAGAACCTTAAGGTTTTGGGAGGAAAAAGATCTTTTGAATGCTTTACTTAGAGTTCCAGGGAAGAGAAGAGTCTATGGTGAAGATGTCATTAAAAGAATTAAAGATATCAAAAGCTATAAATCTAGAGGTTTATCGTTAGAAGACATCAAAATACAAATCGAAAAAAAAGAAAAAAAGAGTAAGGTAAAAAAGAACCCAATCAGAATAATAGTTGGAAGTTCTGCCGGTATTGAAGAAGTGAATATGACAAAATATGAAATAGACCTCTTGCCTTCTTATATTTTTTTAGACGGCAGAAAGTTTGTAGACGGAGTTAATATTTCAGAAAAAGAAATTGCTGATTTGGAATGGATAGATTTAACAACACAGGCTCCATCAGTAGATGATTATATTTATATTTATTCAGAAATGGTAGAAGAAGGTGTCGAGCAGATAATTTCTTTTCACCCTAACAAAACATATTGTGATTCAATAGTTAACGCTAAGAAGGCAGCTGACCGAGTAAAAGGTATTAAAATCCATATCATAGATACTTGTTCGTTTGGTCAAATCAGTGAATTGTTAGCAATTATTACAAGAGATAGATTAAACAAAGGCGCTTTGGTAGAACAAGTTATTAAGTATTTACTTCAGTTAATAGCTGACCATGCTTCTTATTTGGTTGTTTCATCAATGATTAATATGTCTAATCTTGGTCTAGTTAATATTGAGTTTAAGAAAATAGTAAATCCATTGTTTAGAGCGACCATGAACTATCATCCTTTACTAAAAATGAATAATCAGATTGATGCTTATGAGTTGATTAGCCGAGCAGGTAGTCTTATTGATGGAGTTGATGATTTGGTGGCACAAATTAAAAATGAGGAAGCGAAGAGCAAGTTTCCGATAAAAATGGTAGGTGTTTATTATACCTGTAATAAAACACAACTTAATGAATTGGTGTTATATTTTAGAGACCAAGGCATTTCAGTATTTTGGCAGAAGAGTAACTTTTATATGTCAGCACATTTAGGCACGGAGTCGGTCGCGGTTAATATTTTATACGAAAGGTAG
- a CDS encoding tetratricopeptide repeat protein produces MQRTWGVFVLLFLGASCAFSSDLINDLYQRNDLIHINLLRNAVLMEQWEDANELSMLETYYIADYNQFIKDFDNKYQSLSDADNQLVFFYLTSKYKTADYSALKTIFPYIKPEMLSLDNWRDLQIIKAVSYYLDGEVIALDLLSADLNQDERSNKKLLETVKNIYQLQLVENELNPISADVDVSYYNAWNNLKNGKYDQAISFFDKAKKINTNPTVRKEFIEYGIGVTLYASGNNEEAIKQFSKDYTNDSLKKSVKFFQLLLAFDEKKYSEVITASTEILAMDEAFKYKDQTKYLRGASFYSLGDNQQAKKVLEEIKDFSPFVKYLLAEIYFEEGAYTKAKNYYQEAQKKSSGFLSEYASYGYAWSCFKLAQYKEAETVFEKNSLNKQFSEELRFNMMIKSADSAYNSGNYKDAEKKYREFLNKLVGKTDKYKTLHKQGIYNLAKVYMKLKDFKKANDVLETYLPEVKNDKETVIIKTIMANNFYHLKNYKTASRVYEELILMYKTYVNEDTYISLADSYFNGKEYGKALVVYQDYLEEYPKGERDMDANYGMVQTLYQLKDYSSARDLAKKVDEKYGIELLKEIEGKIKFTKETVSE; encoded by the coding sequence ATGCAAAGAACTTGGGGGGTATTTGTTCTTTTATTTTTAGGGGCATCCTGTGCTTTTTCAAGCGATCTCATAAACGACCTTTATCAAAGAAACGATTTAATCCACATTAATCTTTTAAGGAATGCTGTTTTAATGGAGCAGTGGGAAGATGCTAACGAGTTGAGCATGCTTGAAACCTATTATATTGCTGATTACAACCAGTTTATTAAAGATTTCGATAATAAATATCAGTCTTTAAGTGATGCTGACAATCAGTTGGTTTTCTTTTATTTAACTTCAAAATACAAAACAGCTGATTATTCTGCCTTGAAGACTATTTTCCCTTATATTAAGCCAGAGATGCTTTCTTTAGATAATTGGAGAGATTTACAGATAATAAAAGCAGTGAGTTATTATTTGGATGGCGAGGTGATTGCTTTGGATCTATTGTCTGCTGATTTAAACCAAGATGAACGTTCAAATAAGAAATTATTAGAAACGGTAAAAAATATTTATCAGTTGCAATTAGTAGAGAATGAACTTAACCCAATTTCTGCAGATGTAGATGTTTCTTATTATAATGCTTGGAATAATTTAAAAAACGGCAAGTATGATCAGGCCATAAGTTTTTTTGATAAAGCAAAGAAAATAAACACCAATCCAACAGTAAGGAAAGAATTTATTGAATATGGCATTGGGGTAACTCTATATGCATCTGGCAACAACGAAGAAGCAATAAAACAATTCTCGAAAGATTACACCAACGATTCATTAAAAAAGTCAGTTAAGTTTTTTCAACTTTTACTTGCGTTTGATGAGAAAAAATACTCAGAGGTTATTACTGCTTCAACGGAAATTTTGGCTATGGATGAAGCTTTCAAATATAAGGATCAAACTAAATATTTAAGAGGAGCTAGTTTTTATTCGCTTGGAGATAATCAACAAGCCAAAAAAGTTTTAGAAGAAATAAAAGACTTTAGTCCGTTTGTAAAATATTTATTAGCAGAGATATATTTTGAAGAAGGAGCATATACAAAGGCCAAGAATTATTATCAAGAAGCACAAAAGAAATCGAGTGGTTTTTTAAGTGAGTACGCAAGCTATGGCTATGCCTGGTCATGTTTTAAGCTTGCGCAGTATAAAGAAGCAGAAACAGTTTTTGAAAAAAATAGTTTAAATAAACAATTTTCTGAGGAGCTGAGATTTAATATGATGATTAAATCTGCCGATTCCGCTTATAACTCCGGGAACTATAAAGATGCGGAGAAAAAATACCGAGAGTTTTTGAACAAATTAGTGGGTAAAACAGATAAATATAAAACTTTACATAAACAGGGTATTTATAATTTGGCAAAGGTTTACATGAAATTAAAAGATTTCAAAAAAGCTAATGATGTTTTAGAAACTTATTTACCAGAAGTTAAAAACGATAAAGAAACAGTGATTATAAAAACAATAATGGCAAATAACTTTTATCATTTAAAAAACTATAAAACAGCGAGTAGAGTATATGAGGAGCTTATCCTGATGTACAAAACATACGTGAATGAAGATACTTATATTTCTTTGGCTGATAGTTATTTTAATGGCAAAGAATATGGTAAAGCCTTGGTCGTTTATCAAGATTATTTGGAGGAATATCCAAAAGGTGAAAGAGATATGGATGCAAATTATGGTATGGTGCAAACACTCTATCAGTTAAAAGATTATAGTTCTGCAAGAGACTTAGCAAAAAAGGTTGACGAGAAATATGGCATTGAATTATTGAAAGAGATAGAAGGTAAGATAAAGTTTACAAAGGAGACAGTCAGTGAGTAA
- a CDS encoding MotA/TolQ/ExbB proton channel family protein, with the protein MLTILLKGGFMIYILFLFSILGVAIFVERLMFLRNSMNKSKDFLPAIRELYNTEGVKSAYRYCNLHPSVISSVFKVGLRNANKSSSELRAIIESSGQLEIRKLERNLIVLATLAGVAPLMGFLGTVTGMIKAFREIETLGGNVNASVLAGGIWEALITTAVGLAVAIVLHLAYNYLINFIEKHILDVEENSIELLGFLTKKEDNEIPTT; encoded by the coding sequence ATGTTAACGATTTTATTAAAGGGCGGGTTCATGATTTACATTCTGTTTTTATTCTCAATATTGGGAGTAGCAATTTTCGTTGAGAGACTTATGTTTCTAAGAAACTCTATGAATAAATCTAAAGATTTTTTACCTGCAATTAGAGAACTGTACAATACTGAAGGAGTGAAATCAGCTTATCGTTATTGTAATCTTCATCCATCAGTTATTTCCTCTGTTTTTAAAGTAGGTCTTAGAAATGCCAATAAAAGCAGTTCAGAATTGCGAGCTATTATTGAAAGCTCTGGTCAATTGGAGATAAGAAAACTGGAACGCAACTTGATAGTATTAGCTACATTAGCTGGAGTCGCGCCCTTAATGGGGTTTTTAGGTACAGTTACAGGTATGATTAAAGCCTTTAGAGAAATAGAGACCTTAGGTGGTAACGTTAATGCGTCTGTGCTGGCTGGTGGTATTTGGGAAGCGTTGATTACCACGGCTGTTGGTCTTGCAGTAGCGATTGTTCTGCACTTGGCTTATAATTATTTAATAAATTTTATTGAGAAACATATACTTGATGTGGAAGAGAACTCTATTGAATTATTAGGGTTTTTAACAAAGAAGGAAGACAATGAAATCCCCACAACGTAG
- a CDS encoding biopolymer transporter ExbD: protein MKSPQRRSYLKSIESTALTDIVFLLLIFFLLTSSFVNQVGVKVDLPDMQKPPVNKIQNPITIAVNNNLQVFLNDELVLEEEVVDKLTPMLVDMDDKLVVFRPDKSIQVEKLIAVMDLASLAGATKLVIATKAIED, encoded by the coding sequence ATGAAATCCCCACAACGTAGAAGTTACTTAAAGTCTATAGAAAGTACTGCTCTTACTGATATAGTATTTTTATTACTAATTTTCTTTCTTTTAACTTCTTCATTTGTTAATCAGGTGGGAGTTAAAGTTGATTTGCCTGACATGCAAAAACCACCAGTTAATAAGATTCAGAATCCTATAACTATCGCAGTAAATAATAATTTACAGGTCTTTTTGAATGATGAGCTTGTGTTGGAAGAAGAAGTAGTGGATAAACTTACACCAATGTTAGTGGATATGGATGATAAATTGGTTGTTTTCAGACCAGATAAAAGCATCCAAGTCGAGAAGCTTATCGCAGTAATGGATTTGGCTAGTTTGGCGGGTGCTACTAAGTTAGTTATCGCGACCAAAGCCATAGAGGACTAA